In Chromobacterium rhizoryzae, one genomic interval encodes:
- a CDS encoding DMT family transporter, which translates to MGMASLGRLLLLAALWGGSFLFMRIAAPALGALPTAFGRVALGAAGLLGLIALLRVGLSFKGKLAATLLLGVINSGLPFLLFALAARVLPAGYSAILNASTPLMGVLIGAAAFGERISANKLAGVLIGLAGVAVLTQTGPLATGTAALWGVAACLAATACYGLAGFLTKRWIADRGGLDSRVVALGSQLGAVLLLLPLMAWQASSQPLGWPEAGAEVWLAMLALGLLCTSLAYVLYFRLIADVGPLKALTVTFLIPPFGIFWSWLALGETATLSQALGGALIALALWLVLRPEAPAARAAAPDEDWSI; encoded by the coding sequence ATGGGAATGGCGAGCTTGGGTCGTTTGCTGTTGTTGGCGGCCTTGTGGGGCGGCAGCTTTTTGTTCATGCGCATCGCCGCGCCGGCGCTGGGCGCCTTGCCGACGGCGTTTGGCCGGGTGGCGCTGGGGGCGGCGGGCCTGCTGGGGCTGATCGCCTTGTTGCGGGTGGGGCTGTCCTTCAAGGGCAAGCTGGCCGCCACCTTGCTGCTGGGGGTGATCAATTCCGGCTTGCCCTTTCTGTTGTTCGCGCTGGCGGCCCGGGTGTTGCCGGCCGGCTATAGCGCGATCCTGAACGCCAGCACGCCGCTGATGGGGGTGTTGATCGGCGCGGCGGCGTTTGGGGAGCGCATTAGCGCCAACAAGCTGGCCGGCGTGCTGATCGGCCTGGCCGGCGTGGCGGTGCTGACGCAGACGGGCCCGCTGGCGACGGGAACGGCGGCTTTGTGGGGCGTGGCGGCCTGCCTGGCGGCCACCGCCTGTTACGGCCTGGCCGGTTTTCTGACCAAGCGCTGGATTGCGGACCGCGGCGGGCTGGACAGCCGCGTGGTGGCCCTGGGCAGCCAGTTGGGTGCGGTCTTGCTGCTATTGCCCTTGATGGCCTGGCAGGCGAGCTCCCAGCCGCTGGGGTGGCCGGAGGCGGGGGCGGAGGTGTGGCTGGCGATGCTGGCCTTGGGCCTGCTGTGCACGTCGCTGGCCTATGTTTTGTACTTCCGCTTGATAGCCGACGTCGGCCCGCTGAAGGCGCTGACGGTGACGTTTCTGATTCCGCCCTTCGGCATTTTCTGGAGCTGGCTGGCGCTGGGAGAGACGGCGACGCTGTCCCAGGCGCTGGGCGGCGCCTTGATCGCGCTGGCGCTGTGGCTGGTGCTGCGGCCGGAAGCGCCGGCGGCGCGCGCCGCCGCGCCGGACGAGGATTGGTCGATCTAG
- a CDS encoding LysR substrate-binding domain-containing protein: MPKPPLESLRFFEAAARRLSVKLAAEELHVTPGAVSQQLRKLEDCLGQPLFERRARGLTLNAAGRDYLAACRQALDLIDHATARLTGARRVILLSCTPSFGAQWLLPRLQGFMREHPRIDVHVSTGNRVVDLAAENIHFAVRHGLGDYPGLSACKLLDDELTPVCAPALPARLDALGGERLLHDEHRGDWRLWSRAAGLELDCEQGVVCVDSNAAIEAALAGRGYALARRSLLQAELAAGRLRELPAPPLRSALAYYLIHRPDLMRDPEMGVFKQWLLEQAAAAQNKSPPGGGLVAQQRLG; encoded by the coding sequence ATGCCCAAACCGCCGCTGGAATCCCTGCGCTTCTTCGAAGCCGCCGCGCGCCGGCTCAGCGTCAAGCTGGCCGCCGAAGAACTGCACGTCACCCCCGGCGCGGTCTCCCAGCAACTGCGCAAGCTGGAAGACTGCCTGGGCCAGCCGCTGTTCGAGCGCCGCGCGCGCGGCCTGACGCTCAACGCCGCCGGCCGCGACTACCTGGCCGCCTGCCGGCAAGCGCTGGACCTGATAGACCACGCCACCGCGCGGCTGACCGGCGCCCGCCGCGTAATCCTGCTCAGCTGCACCCCCTCGTTTGGCGCGCAATGGCTGCTGCCCCGGCTGCAGGGCTTCATGCGCGAGCACCCGCGGATCGACGTCCACGTCAGCACCGGCAACCGCGTGGTCGACCTCGCCGCCGAAAACATCCACTTCGCCGTGCGCCACGGCCTGGGCGATTACCCCGGCCTCAGCGCCTGCAAGCTGCTGGACGACGAACTGACGCCGGTATGCGCGCCCGCGCTGCCGGCGCGGCTGGACGCCCTCGGCGGCGAGCGGCTGCTGCACGACGAACACCGCGGCGACTGGCGGCTGTGGAGCCGCGCCGCCGGTCTGGAACTGGACTGCGAACAAGGCGTGGTCTGCGTGGACTCCAACGCCGCCATAGAGGCCGCGCTGGCCGGCCGCGGCTACGCGCTGGCGCGGCGCTCCTTGCTGCAAGCCGAACTGGCCGCCGGCCGGCTGCGGGAACTGCCGGCGCCGCCGCTGCGTAGCGCCCTCGCTTATTACCTGATACACCGTCCGGACCTCATGCGCGACCCGGAAATGGGCGTCTTCAAACAATGGCTGCTGGAACAAGCTGCGGCGGCCCAAAACAAAAGCCCGCCGGGCGGCGGGCTTGTTGCGCAACAGCGTCTTGGCTAA
- a CDS encoding DUF5993 family protein, whose protein sequence is MDTLLFLLLAASLLALILRKRQWAYACWGLAFALTLYWFKFHATSSLPISL, encoded by the coding sequence ATGGATACCCTGCTGTTTCTGCTATTGGCCGCCTCATTGCTGGCCTTGATCCTGCGCAAGCGCCAATGGGCCTACGCCTGCTGGGGCCTGGCCTTCGCGCTCACCCTGTACTGGTTCAAGTTCCACGCCACCAGCAGTCTGCCCATTTCGCTGTGA
- a CDS encoding disulfide bond formation protein B yields MTHNLTDKLNQLGLLLINLMLLVAFYFQFAQHELPCPLCLLQRVALCAIAVALAANVLLGDKPGHYGMMLLAAAAGFAVAGRQVLLHIAPGDAGFGPPILGLHFYTWAAIAFFAVFIGCGLLLMQCQREHSFDRQPPAQLGRLAKAGVALTMALLLGNALSVFLECGLAACGESPISYLLLN; encoded by the coding sequence ATGACGCACAACCTCACCGACAAGTTGAACCAACTGGGCCTGCTGCTGATCAACCTGATGCTGCTGGTCGCCTTCTACTTCCAGTTCGCCCAGCATGAGCTGCCCTGCCCGCTCTGCCTGCTGCAACGCGTGGCCTTGTGCGCCATCGCGGTGGCGCTGGCCGCCAATGTGCTGCTGGGCGACAAGCCCGGCCATTACGGCATGATGCTGCTGGCCGCCGCCGCCGGCTTCGCCGTGGCCGGCCGTCAAGTGCTGCTGCACATCGCCCCCGGCGACGCCGGCTTCGGCCCGCCCATCCTGGGCCTGCATTTCTACACCTGGGCCGCGATCGCCTTTTTCGCCGTCTTCATCGGCTGCGGCCTGCTGCTGATGCAGTGTCAGCGCGAACACAGCTTCGACCGTCAGCCCCCGGCGCAGCTGGGCCGGCTGGCCAAGGCCGGCGTCGCCCTGACCATGGCCCTGCTGCTGGGCAACGCCCTGTCCGTATTCCTGGAATGCGGGCTGGCGGCTTGCGGAGAAAGCCCGATCAGCTATCTGCTGCTCAATTAA